The following DNA comes from Glaciihabitans arcticus.
ACGACCACCTGGTTGGCGGAGGCGAGGGCGAGCACCAGAACCGAGATCATCACCAGGATGCCAGCACCCACGAGTCCCCGGCGCGGGTAGCGGTCGGTCACGAGGCCCGCCAGCACGAGGCCGACGGCTCCGGCACCACCGAAGAGGAAGAGCATAAACGGCACAACGTCGGGCTCGAACCCGCCCACGTCGATCAGCCACGGTGCGATGTAGGTCGAGAACAGGTTCTGTCCGCCCAGAATGAAGAGGATGACGACGCACAGCACGAGCACCCCGCCGAGGCTCTTGTCCTTGCGCAGCGGCAGCGCGATCTCCCCGGTGCGCAGCGGAACATGGTGGTTTACCGGTGGCAGGTAGCGGATCACGACGATCGCGAGCACGGCGACGACGCCCGCGATGATCAGGAACGCCGCCCGCCAGCCGAGGGCGTGACCGAGCGCGGTGCCGACCGGAACACCCAGTACAAAGGCCGCGGATCCGCCGCCCGCCGTGATCGCGACGGCACGGCCTAGCTGGTGCTTCGGCACGAGGTGCGCCGAGTAGGCGGCGACGACCGCCCAGAACAGGCCGTGCGCGAGCCCACCGAGGATGCGCGCACCGACGAGGATCTCGTAGCTGGGTGCCACCGCGGCGAGCGTGTTGGCGAGGGCGATGACCAGCAGCACAACGACCACGAGCGACTTGCGCGAGTAGCGGCGGGTCAGCGCGGCGAGAGGCGTTGTGGCGATCACAACGGTCGCGGCGAAGATCGTGACCAGGTAGCCGACCGTCGAGAGGCTCACGTCGAGCTCTTCCGCCATCTCGGGCAGCAGGCCGGTGGGCAGGAACTCGCTGGTGACCGAGACGAAGATGGCGCCGGCGAGAGTCAGCAGTCCCACCCAGGGGAACGGCTGCTCTGCCTGCGTCTTCGACATCATTCCAGCGTAGCCGCCGCCCACTACTCTGGAATCGTGTCCGAGAACTCAACGCACTGGATCCTCACCCTCGTCTGCGAAGACCGGTCGGGCATCGTCCACGCCATCAGCGGCGCGATCGTCGAGGCCGGTGGCAACATCACCGAGTCGCAGCAGTTCTCCAGTGACGACACCGGCACCTTCTTCATGCGCCTGCAGGTCGAGTCCGGGGTATCCCGAACCG
Coding sequences within:
- a CDS encoding MFS transporter, which encodes MSKTQAEQPFPWVGLLTLAGAIFVSVTSEFLPTGLLPEMAEELDVSLSTVGYLVTIFAATVVIATTPLAALTRRYSRKSLVVVVLLVIALANTLAAVAPSYEILVGARILGGLAHGLFWAVVAAYSAHLVPKHQLGRAVAITAGGGSAAFVLGVPVGTALGHALGWRAAFLIIAGVVAVLAIVVIRYLPPVNHHVPLRTGEIALPLRKDKSLGGVLVLCVVILFILGGQNLFSTYIAPWLIDVGGFEPDVVPFMLFLFGGAGAVGLVLAGLVTDRYPRRGLVGAGILVMISVLVLALASANQVVVVAAFIVWGVSFGGLPAMLQTRMLHTASFRMRDLAAALQTTAFNFGIGAGALVGGLVLEGVGLATLPLFEIALLLAGVVVFLGFDALRAARARRATPA